The proteins below are encoded in one region of Tessaracoccus aquimaris:
- a CDS encoding DUF5134 domain-containing protein, which yields MVSNPVWQWIFTIVFAAITVSLAAQLLAGRRRPLLTIGNAFHLLMAVVMLAMVWPWWRAIPWLPQLVVFAIATLWFLAVWLGQLLGRFEPDQLGGHPAWHQLVHALMMGSMTWMVAVMPPMPHGAGHAHSMSTLGIVAGVVLTALLLITAVLLAVDAAPQVRRHCRSNHLVDTVTMVAMLAGMAAMCWLMVA from the coding sequence GTGGTCTCGAACCCGGTGTGGCAGTGGATCTTCACGATCGTCTTTGCCGCCATCACGGTATCGCTCGCGGCCCAACTCCTCGCCGGTCGCCGCCGCCCGCTACTGACCATCGGCAACGCCTTCCATCTGTTGATGGCCGTGGTGATGCTCGCGATGGTGTGGCCGTGGTGGCGGGCCATCCCTTGGCTGCCCCAACTCGTCGTCTTCGCGATCGCAACCCTCTGGTTCCTTGCCGTCTGGCTCGGCCAGTTGCTCGGCCGATTCGAGCCGGACCAGTTGGGCGGCCACCCGGCCTGGCACCAACTGGTGCACGCGCTGATGATGGGGTCGATGACGTGGATGGTGGCCGTGATGCCGCCCATGCCGCACGGGGCCGGCCACGCCCACTCCATGAGCACTCTCGGGATCGTGGCGGGCGTCGTCCTGACCGCCCTGCTGCTGATCACCGCCGTCTTGTTGGCGGTCGACGCTGCCCCCCAGGTGCGTCGACACTGTCGCTCCAACCATCTCGTCGACACCGTGACCATGGTCGCGATGCTGGCGGGCATGGCCGCGATGTGCTGGCTGATGGTCGCCTGA
- a CDS encoding YcnI family protein produces the protein MKHRYSALAALFGAAALTLGSAAVAHAHVTASSDSAVAGGYTVVTLAVPHGCDGSATTAVAIQVPEGINSVTPTRNALYTVEKVMEQLPTPITDAHGNELTERVAQVVYTATTPLPDGQRDAFELSMQLPADAGDTTLYFPTVQTCEQGESAWVELPADGQDPHDLDLPAPALAVAPAVDTHGHDHATPTASPSAHDEHASEGGHDSHVAEAGSSNAVGIAALVVGSLGLLAGLVALIRVRPRA, from the coding sequence ATGAAGCATCGATATTCCGCCCTTGCCGCCCTGTTCGGCGCCGCCGCCCTGACGCTCGGGTCGGCGGCCGTCGCCCACGCTCACGTGACGGCATCGTCCGACTCCGCGGTCGCGGGCGGCTACACCGTCGTCACCCTCGCGGTCCCGCACGGGTGCGACGGCTCGGCGACGACCGCCGTGGCCATCCAGGTCCCCGAGGGCATCAACTCGGTCACCCCGACCCGCAACGCGCTCTACACCGTCGAGAAGGTGATGGAGCAGCTTCCGACCCCCATCACGGACGCGCACGGCAACGAACTGACCGAGCGGGTCGCCCAGGTCGTCTACACCGCAACCACCCCGTTGCCCGACGGGCAGCGCGACGCCTTCGAACTGTCCATGCAACTGCCCGCGGACGCGGGCGACACGACGCTCTACTTCCCCACGGTGCAGACCTGCGAACAGGGCGAGTCGGCGTGGGTCGAGCTCCCCGCCGATGGCCAGGATCCGCACGACCTGGACCTGCCCGCCCCCGCGCTGGCCGTCGCGCCGGCCGTCGATACGCATGGCCACGACCACGCGACGCCTACCGCTTCCCCGTCCGCACACGACGAGCACGCCTCCGAAGGGGGTCACGACTCGCACGTGGCCGAGGCGGGTTCGTCGAACGCGGTGGGGATCGCGGCGCTGGTCGTCGGCTCGCTCGGCCTCCTCGCCGGGCTCGTGGCCCTGATCAGGGTGCGGCCGCGCGCATGA